A stretch of the Thiocystis violascens DSM 198 genome encodes the following:
- a CDS encoding DUF167 domain-containing protein — protein MSWYRWNGEDLELSLRVQPRAPRDGFVGPDPGGDYYRVRIQSPPVDGKGTESLKRFIAAAFGVPPSRVTILSGEHARYKRLRIESPRLFPIPVDAA, from the coding sequence ATGTCCTGGTATCGCTGGAACGGCGAGGATCTGGAACTGTCGCTACGCGTGCAGCCGCGCGCCCCTCGGGATGGCTTTGTCGGCCCCGATCCGGGCGGAGACTATTATCGCGTTCGCATCCAGTCGCCGCCGGTCGATGGCAAGGGAACGGAGTCGTTGAAGCGATTCATCGCCGCAGCCTTTGGCGTGCCGCCCTCGCGGGTGACGATCCTCAGTGGCGAGCATGCTCGCTATAAGCGGCTGCGGATCGAGAGCCCAAGGCTGTTTCCGATCCCGGTGGATGCGGCTTGA
- a CDS encoding XTP/dITP diphosphatase encodes MSLSHHGESIVLASNNAGKVREISQLLADARIRVVPQSEYGVPEVAETGLTFVENAILKARHAAQCSGLAAIADDSGLEVDALQGAPGIYSARYAGVGASDEDNLVKLLKDLEGLPETARTARFQCVLVYLRHAFDPTPLICQGTWEGVILTEVRGENGFGYDPIFFVPTHGCSSAELDPETKNRLSHRGQALRKLHDLLDAQRLFA; translated from the coding sequence ATGAGCCTATCGCATCACGGAGAGTCGATCGTCCTGGCCAGCAATAACGCGGGCAAGGTGCGCGAAATCAGCCAACTGCTCGCGGACGCGCGAATTCGAGTCGTGCCGCAAAGCGAGTATGGCGTCCCCGAGGTCGCGGAAACCGGCTTGACCTTTGTCGAAAACGCGATTCTCAAGGCCCGTCATGCGGCGCAATGCAGCGGGCTTGCGGCCATCGCCGACGACTCGGGACTGGAGGTCGACGCGCTACAGGGCGCGCCTGGCATCTACTCGGCCCGTTACGCGGGCGTCGGCGCCTCCGACGAGGACAATCTCGTCAAGCTGCTAAAGGATCTTGAAGGCCTGCCCGAGACCGCGCGGACCGCCCGTTTTCAGTGCGTCTTGGTCTATCTGCGCCATGCCTTCGACCCGACGCCGCTCATCTGTCAGGGCACCTGGGAGGGCGTGATTCTGACCGAGGTTCGCGGCGAAAACGGTTTCGGCTACGATCCGATCTTTTTCGTGCCGACGCACGGTTGCAGTTCCGCCGAACTCGACCCCGAGACTAAGAACCGGCTCAGTCACCGGGGACAGGCGCTGCGTAAACTGCACGATCTGCTGGACGCGCAACGGCTTTTCGCTTGA
- a CDS encoding YggT family protein — protein MTGSYLLDPLVFLIQTLFGLYTAVVAIRFLLQWARADFYNPISQFVVKVTTPVLRPLRQIIPGYGGMDLAALVLVWLLTTIELGILALLLGLDRPFMAFGWAVPSVVELFINLFLFAILIRVILSWVSPDPYNPAVALLTRLTDPVMRPAQRLIKPIGGIDLSPMLVLIGLTLLNMLLIPPLKWIVGSPF, from the coding sequence ATGACTGGTTCCTATCTGCTCGACCCGCTTGTCTTCCTGATCCAGACTCTGTTTGGTCTCTATACCGCCGTGGTGGCGATCCGGTTTCTGCTGCAATGGGCGCGGGCGGATTTCTACAATCCCATTTCGCAGTTCGTGGTCAAGGTCACCACGCCCGTGCTGCGTCCGCTGCGTCAGATCATTCCCGGCTATGGCGGGATGGATTTGGCCGCCTTGGTGCTCGTCTGGCTGCTCACGACCATCGAGTTGGGGATTCTGGCGCTTCTGCTCGGCCTCGATCGCCCCTTCATGGCCTTTGGCTGGGCGGTCCCTAGCGTTGTCGAACTCTTCATCAATCTCTTTCTGTTCGCGATCCTGATCCGGGTCATCCTGAGTTGGGTCAGTCCCGATCCTTACAACCCGGCGGTTGCGCTGCTGACCCGACTCACCGACCCCGTCATGCGTCCGGCGCAACGGTTGATCAAACCCATCGGCGGGATCGACCTTTCGCCCATGCTGGTCCTCATCGGCCTGACCCTGCTCAACATGCTGCTGATTCCGCCGCTCAAATGGATCGTCGGCAGTCCCTTCTGA
- a CDS encoding sulfite exporter TauE/SafE family protein codes for MDAPLFQVYITAFLVGFLGGVHCLTMCGGLVGSLTLGLDARIRAEPWRMLPYQFAYNLARVAGYGVAGALFGGLGALLLQLDSFQVMQRGLYAFAGIMMILLGLYLGGWWRLLAVAERLGLILWRRLQPLTRRLLPVRTLSQAAAIGFLWAWIPCGLVYSVLITATATGSPANGAGLMLAFGLGTLPNLLGIGLLAGAAARIAERAWIRQVAGLLVIGFGLYALWQLVG; via the coding sequence ATGGACGCGCCACTGTTTCAAGTGTACATCACCGCCTTTCTGGTTGGCTTCTTGGGCGGCGTCCATTGTCTGACGATGTGCGGCGGTCTCGTCGGTTCGCTGACCCTGGGACTCGATGCGCGCATTCGCGCGGAACCCTGGCGGATGCTGCCCTACCAGTTCGCTTATAACCTCGCCCGCGTCGCCGGCTATGGCGTCGCCGGCGCGTTGTTCGGTGGCCTGGGCGCTCTGCTGCTGCAACTCGATTCGTTCCAGGTCATGCAGCGAGGACTCTATGCCTTCGCGGGCATCATGATGATTCTGCTGGGCCTGTATCTGGGCGGTTGGTGGAGGCTGCTGGCCGTGGCCGAGCGTCTGGGGCTAATCCTGTGGCGCCGGCTGCAACCTCTCACGCGCCGTCTGCTTCCGGTGCGAACCTTGAGCCAGGCCGCCGCGATCGGTTTTCTCTGGGCCTGGATTCCCTGCGGGCTGGTCTATAGCGTCCTGATCACGGCCACCGCCACCGGCAGTCCAGCGAATGGGGCCGGGCTCATGCTGGCCTTCGGTCTGGGCACGCTGCCAAACCTGCTGGGCATCGGTCTGCTGGCGGGCGCCGCCGCGCGGATCGCCGAACGCGCCTGGATTCGGCAGGTCGCCGGGCTCCTGGTGATCGGTTTCGGCTTATACGCCCTCTGGCAGTTAGTCGGCTAG
- a CDS encoding YggS family pyridoxal phosphate-dependent enzyme: MIAANIESHLQQVRARIQAACARAGRPPEQVALIAVSKKQSADAIRAAYQLGQRAFGESYVQEALDKMAQLTDLDIEWHFIGRVQANKTRQIATHFDWVHSLADPAHARRLNAQRPADAPPLKVCLEVNLSGESSKEGVDPADVADLLAVCDALTGLRVRGLMTLPAPTEDEAVQRQPFAALRNLRDRLATPARPLSCLSMGMSDDLEAAILEGATFVRIGTAIFGPRPYN; this comes from the coding sequence ATGATCGCTGCAAACATTGAATCCCATCTGCAACAGGTGCGCGCGCGCATCCAGGCCGCCTGCGCGCGCGCGGGCCGCCCTCCCGAGCAAGTCGCACTGATCGCCGTCAGCAAGAAGCAATCCGCCGACGCCATCCGCGCCGCTTACCAGTTAGGACAGCGTGCCTTCGGCGAAAGTTATGTCCAGGAGGCGCTCGACAAGATGGCCCAACTGACCGACCTGGATATCGAATGGCACTTCATCGGCCGCGTGCAGGCCAACAAGACGCGTCAGATCGCGACCCATTTCGACTGGGTGCACAGCCTGGCGGATCCCGCGCATGCGCGTCGCCTGAACGCGCAGCGCCCTGCCGATGCCCCGCCGCTGAAGGTCTGTCTTGAGGTCAATCTGAGCGGCGAATCCAGTAAGGAAGGTGTCGATCCGGCGGACGTCGCCGATCTGCTCGCCGTCTGCGATGCCTTGACCGGTCTGCGCGTGCGCGGACTCATGACCCTGCCCGCCCCGACCGAGGATGAAGCGGTGCAGCGTCAACCCTTCGCGGCACTGCGCAACCTGCGCGACCGGCTCGCCACGCCGGCGCGCCCGCTCTCCTGTCTGTCCATGGGGATGTCCGACGATCTGGAGGCCGCGATTCTGGAAGGGGCGACCTTCGTTCGCATCGGCACGGCGATCTTTGGGCCGCGCCCGTATAATTGA
- the proC gene encoding pyrroline-5-carboxylate reductase, whose protein sequence is MTTARIAFIGGGNMATSLIAGLTADGHAPDTIQVADPSQERRETLQASFGVRAFANNAEAIANAETLVLCVKPQMAAQVCTDIAAAVTAAQPLIISVMAGVPEQAMQRWFGAPLPVVRAMPNTPAMVQTGAIGLHASPEVDAEGRNRAETILRAAGLIRWVEDEARIDAVTAISGSGPAYFFLFMEALEAAGIELGLDPQTARLLTIQTALGAAKMAMESAAPPSRLREQVTSPGGTTERALAVFQEADLHALVARAARAARDRAADISQTLSEQP, encoded by the coding sequence ATGACCACAGCCAGAATCGCCTTCATCGGTGGCGGCAACATGGCCACCAGCCTGATCGCCGGCCTGACCGCCGACGGCCACGCGCCAGATACCATCCAGGTCGCCGATCCGAGTCAGGAGCGTCGGGAGACGCTTCAAGCCAGCTTCGGTGTGCGCGCCTTCGCCAATAACGCCGAGGCCATCGCCAACGCGGAGACACTCGTACTCTGCGTCAAACCGCAGATGGCGGCACAGGTCTGTACCGACATCGCCGCCGCGGTGACCGCCGCCCAACCGCTGATCATTTCGGTGATGGCTGGCGTCCCCGAGCAGGCCATGCAACGCTGGTTCGGCGCCCCGCTGCCGGTGGTGCGCGCCATGCCGAACACCCCGGCGATGGTGCAGACCGGCGCCATCGGACTGCATGCCAGCCCGGAGGTCGACGCCGAGGGTCGCAATCGCGCCGAGACCATCCTGCGCGCCGCCGGACTCATCCGCTGGGTCGAGGACGAGGCCCGTATCGATGCGGTGACCGCCATCTCCGGCAGCGGTCCCGCCTATTTCTTTCTCTTCATGGAAGCGTTGGAAGCGGCTGGCATCGAACTCGGTCTCGACCCGCAGACCGCGCGTCTGCTGACCATCCAGACCGCCTTGGGCGCGGCCAAGATGGCGATGGAAAGCGCCGCCCCGCCGTCGCGCCTGCGTGAACAGGTTACCTCGCCGGGGGGAACTACCGAGCGTGCGCTCGCGGTGTTTCAGGAAGCGGACCTGCATGCGCTCGTGGCGCGCGCCGCTAGGGCAGCGCGTGATCGGGCCGCCGACATCTCACAGACCCTTTCGGAGCAACCATGA